A portion of the Candidatus Manganitrophaceae bacterium genome contains these proteins:
- a CDS encoding response regulator translates to MRETARSILIVDDHEDTLKLYSQVLLRNGYEVAIARDGEEALEWIDKYPPNLVVLDIMMPSLNGWEVCRRIKNTPALSSVIVLIVSSGIRRDGALQQLASECGAVEVVPKPLSPPELLTKIKTYLKNPPSRSAA, encoded by the coding sequence ATGAGAGAGACGGCGCGCAGTATTTTAATCGTCGATGACCATGAAGATACCCTGAAGCTTTACTCACAGGTTCTCTTGAGAAACGGTTATGAAGTCGCGATCGCGAGAGATGGGGAAGAGGCGCTGGAGTGGATCGACAAATACCCGCCCAACCTCGTTGTCCTGGACATCATGATGCCAAGCCTCAATGGGTGGGAGGTCTGTCGGAGGATTAAAAATACCCCTGCCTTGAGTTCCGTGATCGTCCTGATTGTCAGCTCAGGCATTCGCCGCGACGGGGCCTTACAGCAACTCGCTTCCGAGTGCGGCGCGGTGGAAGTGGTGCCGAAGCCACTTTCCCCACCGGAGCTTCTTACCAAAATTAAGACTTATCTTAAAAACCCTCCCTCCAGATCAGCCGCTTAG